In a genomic window of Deinococcus roseus:
- a CDS encoding SRPBCC family protein, with protein sequence MQDPIQFKQSFPIRSRPDVLFRLVGDPKKRIRWDKSLRQYRYEGEEKLQVGSKIKGVLQWKYGGAAFQGKYTHLQGPNRATLETSKPFGLIEKMSQQWSFKPMPGGAEVTFTLTVHPRFKLARKGVERLVQGYFAEIILELQRAVDSNTADAMQEAAQEIAKKQKEERKKKKK encoded by the coding sequence ATGCAGGACCCGATCCAATTCAAACAGAGTTTCCCCATTCGTTCCCGCCCCGATGTGCTGTTCCGTCTGGTGGGTGATCCCAAGAAACGCATCCGCTGGGACAAGTCCCTGCGTCAATACAGGTATGAAGGCGAAGAGAAACTGCAGGTGGGCTCCAAAATCAAAGGGGTGCTGCAGTGGAAGTACGGTGGAGCAGCCTTTCAGGGCAAATACACCCACCTGCAAGGACCCAACCGGGCCACCCTGGAAACCAGCAAGCCTTTCGGTCTGATTGAGAAAATGAGCCAGCAATGGTCCTTCAAGCCCATGCCTGGAGGCGCAGAAGTCACCTTCACCCTCACGGTGCACCCCCGCTTCAAACTGGCCCGCAAGGGTGTGGAGCGTCTGGTGCAGGGTTATTTTGCTGAAATCATTCTGGAATTGCAAAGGGCTGTGGATTCCAACACTGCAGACGCCATGCAGGAAGCCGCCCAGGAAATTGCCAAGAAGCAAAAAGAAGAACGCAAGAAAAAGAAGAAGTGA
- a CDS encoding DUF6683 family protein — translation MKQSQMKQSLLILIATGMMTAQAEDVFSSMFESTAGSIQNATVSTVIGGAVEASEEGPPAAVAKTAFLTYQPNAKTTAAVEQQILKTLLAKAPGKETEIKNLLKQANVVPNVRKAIQGLGYDPNELAVSLTLWVNTSFGQLEDRDTTDAENAAVLKQFRSAVQNAAGLKKLSNEDRQKTAEMLMYMTFFQSVDVMAAQQNKPGYDLETVKASIAENLKRFDLDPELYTVTETGIGKKD, via the coding sequence ATGAAACAATCCCAGATGAAACAATCCCTGCTGATTTTGATTGCCACAGGAATGATGACCGCCCAGGCCGAAGATGTGTTTTCTTCCATGTTTGAATCCACCGCTGGCAGCATCCAGAACGCCACCGTCTCCACCGTGATTGGTGGGGCAGTGGAGGCCAGTGAGGAGGGGCCTCCAGCAGCTGTGGCCAAAACCGCCTTTTTGACCTACCAGCCCAATGCCAAAACCACCGCTGCAGTAGAGCAACAGATTTTGAAAACCCTGCTGGCAAAAGCTCCGGGCAAAGAAACCGAAATCAAAAACCTGCTCAAGCAGGCCAATGTGGTTCCCAACGTGCGAAAAGCCATTCAGGGTCTGGGGTACGATCCCAATGAACTGGCGGTCAGTCTGACCCTGTGGGTCAACACCTCTTTCGGGCAACTGGAAGACCGGGACACCACAGATGCAGAAAATGCTGCGGTCCTGAAGCAATTTCGCTCTGCTGTGCAAAATGCTGCTGGCCTGAAAAAACTCAGCAACGAAGACCGCCAGAAAACCGCCGAAATGCTGATGTACATGACTTTTTTCCAGAGCGTGGATGTCATGGCCGCCCAGCAAAACAAACCCGGTTACGACCTGGAGACTGTGAAAGCTTCCATTGCAGAGAACCTGAAACGCTTTGATCTGGACCCTGAACTTTACACAGTGACCGAAACGGGAATTGGCAAGAAAGACTGA
- a CDS encoding ABC transporter ATP-binding protein, which translates to MPVVLQAHNLSKTFVLGTEKVHALRQVSLDIQQGSFVAVMGPSGSGKSTLLNLLGLLDLPDQGEVTLAATPTRGLKDDALTLLRREKIGFIFQTFELIPTLSAEENILLTSELAGQLKQAKSRLPALADRLGLTGRLKNRPSELSGGQRQRVAIARALINHPSVILADEPTGNLDSKNGREVLEIFQQGVREEGWTVVMVTHDPAAALCAEKIIFLRDGEVVGETETHSLDARSKIEEFVGV; encoded by the coding sequence ATGCCAGTCGTCCTGCAAGCACACAACCTCTCCAAGACCTTCGTTCTGGGCACCGAAAAAGTCCACGCCCTCCGCCAGGTGAGCCTGGACATCCAGCAGGGCAGTTTTGTGGCCGTGATGGGACCCTCTGGCAGTGGAAAGAGCACCCTGCTGAATTTGCTGGGTTTGCTGGACCTGCCCGATCAGGGTGAAGTGACCCTGGCTGCCACTCCCACCAGAGGCCTGAAAGACGATGCCCTCACCCTGCTCAGACGGGAAAAAATCGGGTTCATTTTTCAGACCTTTGAACTGATTCCCACCCTCAGTGCAGAGGAAAACATTCTGCTGACCTCCGAACTGGCAGGACAGTTGAAGCAGGCAAAATCCCGGCTTCCCGCCCTGGCAGACCGTCTGGGCCTGACGGGACGCCTGAAAAACCGACCCTCTGAACTCTCTGGAGGCCAGAGGCAGCGTGTGGCGATTGCCCGCGCCCTGATCAACCACCCCAGCGTGATCCTGGCCGATGAACCCACCGGAAACCTGGACAGCAAAAACGGCCGCGAGGTGCTGGAGATTTTTCAGCAGGGGGTCCGGGAGGAAGGCTGGACCGTGGTGATGGTGACCCACGACCCTGCTGCTGCCCTCTGTGCCGAGAAAATCATCTTTTTGCGGGATGGTGAAGTGGTGGGGGAGACCGAGACGCACAGTTTGGATGCCCGCAGCAAAATTGAAGAATTTGTGGGGGTGTGA
- a CDS encoding alkaline phosphatase, with translation MQKSIMILLALTTSASAASLRVFPYDGAKFLTGQKFDVRIEASDIKAFKGVTVTLDGKAWAGFQQTSSAEGKYEWTLRDQSLNKGGVHTAAVVIQDGDSTVTRTLSWTAESFKKTSKSARNVIIVIGDGMGWNTVNAARIVAKGYNSENGQSRGNLEMEKDLQGFATVTNNSLDAFITDSANSAAGIMTGQKQEVNALNVYPDNTADTLDNPRFETIGELLKRTRGMGLGIVTNTFGTDATPASIATHTRRRGDYQSIADQYFNGPAQPDVLLFGGSRDFIPKSAAGSRRKDETNWIDQSQKKGFSFVSTRTELLKADSSKLFGLFNIDNFPSYLDRAQFKRPEMLGSFNDMPFLWDMAQKAVTTLEKNPNGFALLIEGGMIDKYEHPMDWHRSIWDVLELDHTVAYLKEYVKAHPDTLLVVTADHSHSISVYGGYDYTKGPGNRNAVGLYETSSWPDYYKSVDQNGIPVLKDAKQGLAVGFANTPDYCETYTWTEVFMDPAVSDGKGGYVANPEACKTGVLRTGNLPTNASSEVHSSDPLPLFAWGAGAQNFYGVIDQTDIFFGISRALGLNPAKENR, from the coding sequence ATGCAGAAAAGCATCATGATTTTGTTGGCCCTGACCACCAGTGCCAGTGCCGCCAGCCTGAGGGTGTTCCCCTATGACGGAGCGAAATTCCTGACCGGGCAGAAGTTTGACGTGCGCATTGAAGCCAGCGACATCAAGGCTTTCAAAGGGGTCACTGTTACTCTGGACGGCAAAGCCTGGGCTGGATTTCAGCAAACCAGCAGCGCTGAAGGCAAATACGAATGGACCCTGCGCGACCAGAGCCTGAACAAAGGTGGGGTGCACACTGCAGCAGTGGTGATTCAGGATGGGGACAGCACTGTCACCAGAACCCTGAGCTGGACTGCTGAATCCTTCAAGAAAACCAGCAAGAGCGCCAGAAACGTGATCATTGTGATCGGGGACGGCATGGGCTGGAACACCGTGAACGCCGCCCGCATTGTCGCAAAAGGCTACAACAGCGAAAACGGCCAGTCCAGAGGCAACCTGGAGATGGAAAAAGACCTGCAGGGTTTTGCCACCGTCACCAACAACAGCCTGGACGCCTTCATCACCGACTCTGCCAACAGTGCTGCAGGCATCATGACCGGACAGAAGCAGGAAGTGAACGCCCTGAACGTCTACCCCGACAACACGGCGGACACCCTGGACAACCCCAGATTTGAAACCATCGGGGAACTGCTGAAACGCACCCGTGGCATGGGTCTGGGCATTGTCACCAACACCTTCGGGACCGATGCGACTCCGGCCAGCATTGCCACCCACACCCGCCGCCGTGGGGATTACCAGTCCATTGCAGACCAGTACTTCAATGGTCCTGCCCAGCCGGATGTGTTGCTGTTTGGCGGCTCCCGTGACTTCATTCCCAAGTCTGCTGCCGGTTCCCGCCGCAAAGACGAGACCAACTGGATTGACCAATCCCAGAAGAAGGGGTTCAGCTTTGTCTCCACCCGCACCGAGCTGCTGAAAGCCGATTCCAGCAAGTTGTTCGGCCTCTTCAACATCGACAACTTCCCCTCTTACCTGGACCGTGCCCAGTTCAAGCGTCCTGAGATGCTGGGCAGCTTCAACGACATGCCCTTCCTGTGGGACATGGCCCAGAAAGCCGTGACCACCCTGGAGAAGAACCCCAACGGTTTTGCCCTGCTGATCGAAGGCGGCATGATCGACAAGTACGAGCACCCCATGGACTGGCACCGTAGCATCTGGGATGTGCTGGAACTGGACCACACCGTTGCCTACCTGAAAGAGTACGTCAAGGCCCACCCAGACACCTTGCTGGTGGTGACTGCGGACCACTCCCACTCCATCAGCGTGTATGGCGGTTATGATTACACCAAAGGACCCGGCAACCGCAATGCTGTGGGCCTGTATGAGACTTCCAGCTGGCCTGACTACTACAAGAGTGTGGACCAGAACGGCATTCCTGTCCTGAAAGACGCCAAACAGGGCCTTGCTGTGGGCTTCGCCAACACCCCCGATTACTGCGAAACCTACACCTGGACGGAAGTCTTCATGGACCCCGCTGTCAGCGACGGCAAAGGTGGCTATGTGGCCAACCCTGAAGCCTGCAAGACGGGTGTGCTGCGCACCGGAAACCTCCCCACCAATGCTTCTTCCGAAGTGCACTCCTCTGACCCCCTGCCCCTCTTTGCCTGGGGTGCGGGAGCCCAGAACTTCTACGGTGTGATCGACCAGACCGACATTTTCTTCGGGATCTCCAGAGCCCTGGGTCTGAACCCTGCAAAAGAGAACAGGTAA
- a CDS encoding ABC transporter ATP-binding protein, producing MIEVRNLIHTYPSCSDPVTLQYPSFTVHRGDQRVLMGSSGSGKTTLLHYLSGLLVAAPGQVKISGTDLAGLNEAQRDGFRARHLGYIFQDFHLMQGYTALENVMLALGLAGVSPRERKQRATEALSRVDLGHRLHHLPVQLSTGERQRVAIARAIVNRPEVLLADEPTAHLDEARSHQVMDLLKSTAQDLNAALIVVTHDPLVKKHIPDLLTLGALA from the coding sequence GTGATCGAGGTTCGCAACCTGATTCACACCTATCCCAGTTGCAGTGACCCTGTGACCCTGCAGTACCCCAGCTTCACGGTGCACAGGGGAGACCAGAGGGTTCTGATGGGCAGTTCAGGGAGTGGCAAGACCACTTTGCTGCATTACCTTTCGGGTTTGCTGGTGGCAGCGCCAGGGCAGGTCAAAATCAGTGGCACCGATCTGGCAGGCCTGAATGAAGCCCAGCGTGATGGTTTCAGGGCGAGGCACCTGGGCTACATCTTTCAGGATTTTCATTTGATGCAGGGTTACACGGCCCTGGAAAACGTGATGCTGGCCCTTGGGCTGGCAGGAGTAAGTCCCAGAGAACGCAAACAGCGGGCCACCGAAGCCCTTTCCAGGGTGGACCTCGGGCACAGGCTGCACCATTTGCCAGTGCAGCTTTCCACAGGAGAACGCCAGCGGGTCGCCATTGCCCGTGCCATCGTGAACCGCCCGGAAGTCCTGCTGGCAGATGAACCTACTGCCCACCTGGATGAAGCGCGTTCCCATCAGGTGATGGATTTGTTGAAAAGCACAGCACAGGACCTGAATGCTGCCCTGATCGTGGTGACACACGACCCACTGGTGAAAAAACACATTCCAGACCTTCTGACCCTGGGGGCACTGGCATGA
- a CDS encoding FtsX-like permease family protein, with the protein MTFWIALKNLKVRWMSTLITMLVVALATSIALVVPLVSRQVERGAQDAAQVFDLLITAKGSPTQAILSSLFYLDVPIGNIPYSEFQKLKTDDRTRRAVPLGFGDNYAGFPVVGTSPDFFTQKLTPTGPDYFQVSTGKLFQKPFETVIGANVAAQAGLHLGSTFQTSHGTEALEDPEEEEHHEQQYTVVGILKPTGGPADRAVLTPMETLWEVHGIFDPSAREVTAILYTGKSLADLYNVAGQVNRGQVAQAVFPGQVFGQMRSFLLQGQAAYGVLAVLVLVLAALTVWLSIYAAGIERLKSVAVLRALGAGRNLIFNVVLLETLLTVTLGVTAGILLAYLLGYTGGQLLGGKLGFSLPAPEVSWPLLFRVLMLVPLGIAAAFVPALKASRESVLRHL; encoded by the coding sequence ATGACCTTCTGGATTGCCCTCAAAAACCTGAAGGTGAGGTGGATGTCCACGCTGATCACCATGCTGGTGGTGGCCCTGGCGACTTCCATTGCGCTGGTGGTGCCGCTGGTGTCCCGTCAGGTTGAAAGAGGTGCGCAGGATGCCGCCCAGGTTTTTGACCTGCTGATCACGGCAAAAGGCAGCCCCACGCAGGCCATCCTCAGCAGCCTGTTTTACCTGGACGTGCCCATCGGGAACATTCCCTACAGCGAATTCCAGAAGCTCAAAACCGATGACCGAACCCGCCGTGCAGTTCCACTGGGGTTTGGAGACAATTACGCCGGGTTTCCGGTGGTGGGCACCTCGCCAGATTTCTTCACCCAGAAGCTGACCCCCACCGGGCCAGATTATTTTCAGGTCTCCACAGGAAAACTGTTCCAGAAGCCTTTTGAAACCGTGATCGGTGCAAATGTGGCAGCCCAGGCAGGCTTGCATCTGGGGTCCACCTTTCAGACCAGCCATGGCACGGAAGCCCTGGAAGACCCCGAAGAGGAAGAGCACCACGAGCAGCAATACACCGTGGTGGGCATTCTGAAACCCACTGGAGGCCCGGCAGACCGCGCGGTTTTGACCCCCATGGAGACGCTCTGGGAGGTGCATGGCATTTTTGATCCGTCGGCCAGAGAAGTCACTGCCATCCTCTACACCGGAAAAAGCCTGGCGGATCTTTACAATGTGGCGGGTCAGGTCAACAGAGGCCAGGTGGCCCAGGCGGTTTTTCCGGGGCAGGTTTTCGGGCAGATGCGCAGTTTCCTGCTGCAGGGACAGGCAGCTTATGGCGTGCTGGCGGTGCTGGTGCTGGTTCTTGCTGCCCTGACGGTCTGGCTCTCCATTTACGCGGCAGGCATTGAGCGCCTGAAAAGTGTGGCCGTTTTGCGGGCGCTGGGCGCTGGCCGCAACCTGATTTTCAATGTGGTGCTGCTGGAAACCCTGCTGACCGTGACCCTGGGGGTCACAGCAGGCATCTTGCTGGCGTACCTGCTGGGTTACACCGGAGGGCAACTTCTGGGTGGGAAGCTGGGCTTCAGTTTGCCTGCGCCAGAAGTGTCCTGGCCTTTGCTGTTCAGGGTGCTGATGCTGGTTCCACTGGGGATTGCGGCGGCCTTTGTGCCCGCATTGAAAGCCTCACGGGAAAGCGTGTTGCGGCACCTCTAA
- a CDS encoding LacI family DNA-binding transcriptional regulator: protein MTRATLKAVAERAGVSYQTVSNIINNTKSVKPETRERVERVIRELGFVPNFTAKVLRQQKSMTLGCVFYEVADFDVQDPYRNMVQAAVSKAAKDANYSLLTYHCFEDSSSDLQEIKTHLSQGRLDGLLFLSPSISETLIAELAGWNCPIVLFDRFDASSSLPSVMPQYQDGIRQLVQHMVNQGRKQLAFVGGRQEDHTQSGELRLSGFLDTTRELQLAVPEEHIYFADWSFGGGKRAFEHLWNLPTRPDAILAANDRMAIGLLSAAFEAGVKVPEEVSISGFDDIEFSLYTNPPLTTVHVPYVEMVHHAVDTLLALMEGQDVQGHLGMPVTLRIRSST from the coding sequence GTGACCCGTGCCACGCTGAAAGCTGTTGCGGAACGTGCTGGCGTGTCCTACCAGACCGTTTCCAACATCATCAACAACACCAAAAGCGTCAAACCCGAAACCCGCGAACGGGTGGAGCGGGTGATCCGTGAACTGGGCTTCGTGCCCAACTTCACTGCCAAGGTGCTGCGGCAGCAGAAGTCCATGACCCTGGGTTGCGTGTTCTACGAGGTGGCTGACTTCGATGTGCAGGACCCGTACCGCAACATGGTGCAGGCGGCTGTTTCGAAAGCTGCGAAAGATGCCAACTACAGCCTGCTGACCTACCACTGCTTCGAGGACAGCTCCAGCGATCTGCAAGAAATCAAAACCCACCTTTCACAGGGCCGTCTGGATGGTCTGCTGTTCCTCAGCCCCAGCATTTCTGAAACCCTGATTGCAGAACTGGCTGGGTGGAATTGTCCCATCGTGCTCTTTGACCGTTTTGATGCCAGTTCCAGTCTGCCTTCGGTGATGCCCCAGTACCAGGACGGCATCCGGCAACTGGTGCAGCACATGGTGAACCAGGGCCGCAAACAGCTGGCTTTTGTGGGAGGCCGCCAGGAAGACCACACCCAGTCTGGAGAACTCAGGCTCAGCGGTTTTCTGGACACCACCCGTGAACTGCAGCTTGCTGTCCCAGAAGAACACATCTATTTTGCAGACTGGTCTTTTGGCGGGGGCAAGCGGGCTTTTGAGCACCTGTGGAACCTCCCAACCCGACCGGACGCCATTCTGGCTGCCAATGACCGCATGGCGATTGGGCTGCTCAGTGCAGCTTTTGAGGCGGGTGTGAAGGTGCCTGAAGAGGTGTCCATCAGTGGATTTGATGACATCGAGTTTTCGCTTTACACCAATCCCCCGCTCACCACGGTGCATGTGCCTTATGTCGAGATGGTTCACCATGCTGTGGACACCCTGCTGGCCCTGATGGAAGGCCAGGATGTGCAGGGCCACCTGGGTATGCCCGTCACGTTGCGCATTCGATCTTCCACCTGA
- a CDS encoding carbohydrate ABC transporter permease, with the protein MNPTEANPELTPDRTVQRGARQEALIGLAFILPACIGFGLFYLYPAIRGLWISFTDWNMLSAPSFVGLQNYLQVFQDEKFWSALGITFKYVLLNIPIQTVLGILLAVAMDRVVKSTVIRGLMILPYLLSTVVSVSHGESSSA; encoded by the coding sequence ATGAACCCCACCGAAGCCAACCCCGAGTTGACCCCAGACCGCACTGTCCAGAGGGGGGCCAGACAGGAAGCCCTGATTGGTCTTGCCTTCATCCTGCCAGCCTGCATCGGGTTTGGCCTGTTCTACCTGTATCCTGCCATCCGGGGGCTGTGGATCAGCTTCACCGACTGGAACATGCTCAGTGCCCCCAGTTTCGTGGGATTGCAAAATTACCTGCAGGTCTTTCAGGACGAAAAATTCTGGTCTGCGCTGGGCATCACCTTCAAATACGTGCTGCTCAACATCCCCATCCAGACCGTGCTGGGCATCCTGCTGGCCGTGGCGATGGACCGGGTGGTCAAAAGCACCGTGATCCGGGGCCTGATGATCCTTCCTTACCTGCTCTCTACTGTTGTCAGTGTAAGTCACGGTGAGTCATCAAGCGCTTAA
- a CDS encoding IS630 family transposase has translation MPSTLTRSQLEERRMEAARRFEDPHHVQKQIAHELGVHPNTVSLWKKRWRAQGQTGLKRTISSGRPPRMLDVQRFEQDLQRGAKHFGYPTESWTSKRMAQMLYLTQNLRFHPEHFRKRVHRLGYSPQKACVQSRERNQFQIDTWTQEKLRGLQKALQQGATLVVCDEVGSSLKTLRGVTWAKRGKTPVLPTHGHWDNLSIIGGMTPCGKIYQQCYPHAIRGVQVVKFFKHLLQHLDGPLIILLDNARIHRARVVLEFLKTEVGKRITVFHTPPYAPEFNPIEWLWSWIKRLRIRNLCPKNLKELKQAWTLGFRQVRSRPELVQSFFRASSLCHIC, from the coding sequence ATGCCCAGCACACTGACCCGAAGCCAACTGGAAGAACGGCGCATGGAAGCAGCCAGACGTTTTGAAGATCCCCACCATGTCCAAAAACAGATTGCCCATGAGCTGGGCGTTCATCCCAATACGGTCTCATTGTGGAAAAAACGCTGGAGAGCACAGGGTCAAACAGGTCTGAAAAGGACGATCTCTTCAGGCAGACCCCCAAGAATGTTGGATGTTCAACGTTTTGAGCAGGATCTGCAACGGGGAGCCAAGCACTTTGGTTACCCTACGGAGAGCTGGACCAGCAAGCGGATGGCTCAAATGCTCTACCTGACCCAGAACCTGCGCTTCCACCCAGAACATTTTCGCAAAAGGGTGCATCGACTGGGCTACAGTCCGCAGAAAGCCTGCGTCCAGTCCAGAGAGAGAAACCAATTCCAGATCGACACCTGGACGCAGGAGAAGTTGCGAGGACTTCAAAAGGCTCTGCAACAAGGGGCCACGCTGGTGGTCTGTGATGAGGTGGGGTCTAGTTTGAAAACCCTGCGCGGTGTCACCTGGGCGAAACGGGGCAAAACACCGGTCTTACCGACCCATGGCCACTGGGATAACCTCTCCATCATTGGAGGCATGACCCCGTGTGGAAAAATCTATCAGCAGTGCTACCCGCATGCGATTCGGGGTGTGCAGGTGGTGAAGTTCTTCAAGCATCTCCTGCAGCATCTGGATGGTCCACTGATCATTCTGCTGGACAATGCCCGGATTCACCGGGCCAGGGTGGTGCTGGAATTCCTGAAAACCGAGGTTGGAAAGCGCATCACGGTGTTTCACACGCCACCTTATGCGCCGGAGTTCAATCCGATCGAGTGGTTGTGGTCGTGGATCAAGCGGCTTCGTATTCGCAACTTATGCCCAAAAAATCTAAAGGAACTGAAACAGGCCTGGACTTTGGGATTTCGACAGGTAAGATCCAGACCAGAGTTGGTCCAGTCATTTTTTCGAGCCTCCAGTCTCTGCCACATCTGCTGA
- a CDS encoding carbohydrate ABC transporter permease gives MLVALVFLWLLDPSLGIVNSMLQTLGLPKQDFFASTDQALPTVAFVNIWRHAGFTALLFYAGLQSIPRSVYEAAKIDGASEGAMFWKITLPLLRPVTVFVAVTSLIGSFQIFDTIAVATKGGPADATKVLVFYIYENAFAFFKMGYATAMSMVLFAIILIVTLLQLKFFRADQSDLA, from the coding sequence GTGCTGGTGGCCCTGGTGTTTTTGTGGCTCCTCGATCCTTCGCTGGGCATCGTGAACAGCATGCTGCAAACGCTGGGCCTGCCCAAACAGGACTTCTTTGCCTCCACCGATCAGGCTTTGCCCACCGTCGCCTTTGTGAACATCTGGCGGCACGCTGGATTCACTGCCCTGCTGTTCTATGCCGGACTGCAAAGCATCCCCAGAAGCGTCTACGAAGCCGCCAAGATTGACGGTGCCAGCGAAGGAGCGATGTTCTGGAAGATCACCCTGCCGCTGCTCAGGCCCGTGACCGTGTTCGTGGCTGTGACCTCATTGATTGGCAGTTTTCAGATCTTCGACACCATCGCTGTGGCCACCAAAGGCGGGCCTGCAGATGCCACCAAAGTGCTGGTGTTTTACATCTACGAGAACGCCTTCGCCTTCTTCAAGATGGGTTACGCCACCGCCATGAGCATGGTTTTGTTCGCCATCATCCTCATTGTCACCCTGCTGCAACTCAAATTCTTCCGGGCCGACCAGTCGGACCTCGCGTAA
- a CDS encoding carbohydrate ABC transporter permease, protein MTVLTPKPRKNLPWEHFLAWFGITLVIVLSIFPIWIVLKTALSSSTTLFEGAPRLLPSEPTLDNFKRVLGMVSAEDALKAGGSGQSVNFLRSIWNSVVFTGLIVIGQTFFSALAAYAFARLKFPFRDQIFTLLLTAMMVPGIVLFIPNFITIKNLGWLNTMQGMVAPYILMTPFAVFFLRQFFLSIPKETEEAAVLDGASPFMIFWKVVLPMSQGPLATLGILTTIGMWNDFFWPYLIGKDESVYTLPVALQQFQTQTPQGSPDWTGLMAGAFLSIIPVFILLLIMGKRVIESLAFSGGK, encoded by the coding sequence ATGACTGTCCTCACCCCCAAACCCCGAAAAAACCTCCCCTGGGAACACTTTCTCGCCTGGTTCGGCATCACCTTGGTCATCGTGCTCTCGATTTTCCCCATCTGGATTGTGCTCAAAACTGCCCTCTCCAGCAGCACCACCCTCTTTGAAGGGGCACCCAGACTGCTGCCCAGCGAACCCACCCTGGACAACTTCAAACGGGTCCTCGGAATGGTCAGTGCCGAAGATGCCCTCAAAGCTGGCGGTTCCGGCCAGAGCGTGAACTTCCTCAGAAGCATCTGGAATTCGGTGGTGTTCACCGGACTGATCGTGATCGGACAGACCTTCTTTTCTGCCCTGGCTGCCTACGCCTTCGCCAGGCTGAAATTCCCTTTCCGGGACCAGATTTTCACCCTGCTGCTCACCGCCATGATGGTCCCCGGAATCGTGCTGTTCATTCCCAACTTCATCACCATCAAGAACCTGGGCTGGCTCAACACCATGCAGGGCATGGTCGCCCCCTACATCCTGATGACCCCCTTCGCGGTGTTCTTCCTCAGGCAGTTTTTTCTCTCCATCCCCAAAGAAACTGAAGAAGCCGCCGTGCTGGACGGTGCGAGCCCTTTCATGATCTTCTGGAAGGTGGTGCTCCCCATGAGCCAGGGACCCCTCGCCACCCTGGGCATCCTCACCACCATCGGCATGTGGAACGACTTCTTCTGGCCTTACCTGATTGGCAAAGACGAAAGCGTGTACACCCTCCCTGTGGCCCTGCAGCAATTCCAGACCCAGACCCCGCAGGGCTCCCCGGACTGGACGGGCCTGATGGCCGGAGCGTTCTTATCCATCATCCCGGTGTTCATTTTGCTGCTGATCATGGGCAAACGGGTCATCGAATCCCTCGCCTTCAGTGGCGGCAAGTGA